Part of the Chitinophaga parva genome is shown below.
TCTTTTTAAATAGTCAAGCTTAAATATATACCCGTCAAAGAAATGGTGGCCAATATACCCGATACAGTCCGGGGTAATATTACGTTGCAGAAAATCGAAATTAGCACTGGTGATATGACGAAGATGCTGGTACGTCAATCCATTTTTGAACCTGACCTGGGCGATGGTGTCATTGATATTTAGCATAAAGGACTGGCCGCTGCCTACCTGTCCAGTTTTAACCGCTTTTTTGCCCGGCAGGTCCACCGCGTTGTCATTGATTTCAAGATCTGAATTAAGCCCGGTATCGAACATGAACTTTCCCTGAACACCATTCACCTCTACTGACACGAACGGGTACGCATTCACCAGGGTTAAAGGAAACACGATACTATCACCATGGAGTCTGGCGGTGTCCTGGTATACCTGCCCGGCCGGTTGCTGTGCTGAGGTGCCCAGGGCCATTACACTTAACAGGAGCAGTAGCATTATATTTTTCATTTTATTTTTTTGTTGATGGAGTGAATGGAGTGGATGTTATTTAAACATCAAGCATAAGCATTTAAGTTGGCTTATGCCTGATGTATCACTAAAGCCAGTGGAGGATCTTTCGATTGTCCGGCTGGTGCCTGGTCTGATGTTCAATAGATTGTTATCTGCTCTCGGCTAAGAGTATAGCAGCCAGCTTGCCGGGCATGGAAATGAATGGAGTGTGGCTGCTGGGGAGGCTATAAACCTTGGCCACTTCACCGGCTTTCACCATAAACTGCTGTGCAGGGTAGCTGATGGCATGGTCATCCATAGTATGGATATAGACCTTTTTAACGCTACCAAAATTCTTGTCGGTCAGGCGAACCGGTGTGGCAAGGGGTACCAGGGGCTCAGGCTTGATATTAGCGGAGAGGTAGTCCTGCACTTGCTGGGGCGCGTCGGCGGCAAAGATATCTGCTACAGCATCTTGGGCGATGATAGCTGCACCATGTTCCTGGTCAATAGTGAGGGCTTTCCCGATATGGGACCCGGAATCCTGCTTGGCGAGCGACAACAAGCTGGCGCCGTCACCGGGCAACGCCGCGGCGAGGTATACCAGTTCTTTCACCTGGGAGGGCATTTCTTCTGCCACCTGGCTGATGACCATACCACCAAAGCTGTGTCCCACCAAAACGATATTGGTGCGGTTGCCGATGGCTGCTTTTACCTGGTCTACATAAGTTTGAAAAGTGATGGCTGCAAAGGACGTGGTGTCCTTCCCGTGGCCGGCGAGGTTTACATTGATCACTTCTTCGCCTTGTGCTTTCAGCAACGGGATCACCGCATCCCAGGAAGATGCATCGGACCATGCGCCGTGAACAAGTACAATAGTTTTTGAATTTTTGGAGATAGTGTTTTGGGCTTGCGTAGTGAAACCAAATACGCTCATAGCCAGGAGTAATATTGCTGTTTTCATGATGTTGGTGCCTTTTTTCTAGCACACCACAAAACTCGAACTATTCAGAAGGAATAATTTTAACCCAGGTTAAAATCGGATTTTAAAGCAGGATTTTGTACCCGGCCTTTCGCTAATGACAGCGTGAAACCGCAATATTGACGGCCATCTCCGGAAAAGTGCTTGCTTATTTACCCACCATTCTTTTGCGGATCCGGCTTAGGGATGGGCCTTGTATGCCCAAATAAGAAGCAATATGATAGAGCGGCACCGCATTAAAAATATCCGGGTGTTTCTCCAGCATCTCACGGTAGCGGTCTTCCGGTGATTTAAATAAAAAGCCTTCTGTGTTCACCATCACCTCATAAAAGGCCTTTTCGGCAACCAGGCGGCCAAACCGTTCCCACTGATGCGACTTCTCATACAACGCATTCAGCTGGTCGATATGGATATACAATATGGTTGAATCAACTACTGCCTCTGTATAATAGTCACATGCGGTTTGGGTTAAAAAACTTTTATAGGAAGCTACGAACTGGTGATCTGTAAAGAAAAGCATGTTTTTCTCTTCCCCTGTTTCATGGTTTACCCGGTAGATCCTGAACACACCGTTGATGACAAATCCCAGGTGCTTGCACACGTTTTTATACTCATTATAAAACTCGCCCTTTTTGTATTGCTTCAGGCTCCAGTAGGGGAGTGACAGCTCGAATGCTTCAGGTTTCATGCCGGAAGCGCAAAGGACGGTGCGCAGTAAAGTGATCTCTGAAGTGCTGTTTGACATATGAATAGTTGTGGTTTAGATGAGTGTTGTACCCGACATCGATATTAGTTGGTTGGCTGGCCATGGCCTTTGGCAGAAATGTTCTTCAATTTTAAATACGCTTTACGATCTTAACCCGGGTTAAAATTATTCACCCTGATTAGTTCGAGTTTTGTGGT
Proteins encoded:
- a CDS encoding alpha/beta fold hydrolase, coding for MKTAILLLAMSVFGFTTQAQNTISKNSKTIVLVHGAWSDASSWDAVIPLLKAQGEEVINVNLAGHGKDTTSFAAITFQTYVDQVKAAIGNRTNIVLVGHSFGGMVISQVAEEMPSQVKELVYLAAALPGDGASLLSLAKQDSGSHIGKALTIDQEHGAAIIAQDAVADIFAADAPQQVQDYLSANIKPEPLVPLATPVRLTDKNFGSVKKVYIHTMDDHAISYPAQQFMVKAGEVAKVYSLPSSHTPFISMPGKLAAILLAESR
- a CDS encoding Crp/Fnr family transcriptional regulator, whose product is MSNSTSEITLLRTVLCASGMKPEAFELSLPYWSLKQYKKGEFYNEYKNVCKHLGFVINGVFRIYRVNHETGEEKNMLFFTDHQFVASYKSFLTQTACDYYTEAVVDSTILYIHIDQLNALYEKSHQWERFGRLVAEKAFYEVMVNTEGFLFKSPEDRYREMLEKHPDIFNAVPLYHIASYLGIQGPSLSRIRKRMVGK